CACCCCTGAATGCATCTGGTAAACTGGATATTCTGAGCGAGTCGGATCAATACGGCATGTCCAACCCCGAGAATCTCCCCGGCCCGGCCGCCGATGCCAACCATGATTACGACTGGTTTATCAATGAGATGCAACGTGAGGCTCAGGCGCCGCCTGGTTCTAAAGAGTCGGATGATGCGTCGGCATCGCAGGGGCTGTCGGTTACAGACCCGGCCTCGTTTGTCGACCCCATCACACCGCCGCCCGGCCCGCCCGCCGCTGGTGAAAGTGTCGTAAAGTTCATTGATGAGTTCAAAAAGGAAGTAGACAAGATTCATGACTCAGAACCTGAGAGCATTGCGGTAGAGTCCGACAAAACCGGCGGCAAGCGACCATCGGACGACCGAGGTTGGGAAGATTCTCTGGAAAAGATTACACCCGACCGGATCAATCTGTTCAAGCGGGAATTCGTTGATCTGCTGGCTGAAAAAATCGCCTCAAAAATCGTAGACAAGATTGACAGTCAAAAACTACTCAGTATGTTAAAGAATGAGATCATGGCCCAACAAACTCAGAAAAGCCAGGATTATTCTTGAACGACCGTGCAAAACCCACCGGCCCATATTTGAGAGGCCGGCTACAAGCATCAGTGGTATTCATCACCGACAAATTGGAATTGATGTCCGGGCAGACAGACTCGGATACAGTGTGAACATGGAACGACCTGACACCCTCGGGGGTACGGCAATCTGGAAAAACGATTCATGAAAGACGCTCTTGGGCGACCACGCCATCGTCTGGCTACGGCTGTCCTGACCTTTTTGATCCTTGGTTGGTTCGCAAACGTTGTTTTGGCCGAAATAGATTTTGGCGGTCCACCGACAGACTTCGATGAACCGCTGGTGAATGTCTCGACCGCCCTGTCCTACAGCAGTGTGGAAGCAGGCGAATCATACAGGGCCGCCCTGATTGCCCAGATGATACCGGGCTGGCATATCAACTCTGCTCATCCCTACCAAGACTGGCTTATTGCCGCCCAACTTTCTTTTGAACCACCCCCGGGCTTTCAGCTGTCCGACATCGACTTTCCCGAGGGGCACGATGTGGCCTTTTTGGATGAACAGATTTCCGTTTACTCGGATCGGGCGGTTTTTCTTTTCTCCGTCACGGTGGCGGCAGATGTTGCCGACGGCGTGTATTCACTACCGGTCGCATTGAACTATCAGGCCTGCGATGATTCGACCTGTCGGCCGCCGGAAACAATTGAGTCGATGCTGACAATCAACGTTGGCCAATTGGGTACGCTCACACACACCGATTTTTTCGATAACAGTGAAGCTCAGACGGCTTCGAACCAACCCCCCAACGGCGGCGAGACCAACGAGCTGCAACAGTTGGTCGACAAATATGGCCTTTGGGGTTACTTCCTGGCGCTCGGTTTGGCTTTTGTGACGGGTTTGTTGTTGTCGTTCTCGCCCTGCACCTATCCGATGATTCCGATCACGGTCAGCATCTTTGCCGGCCAGCAGCGTTCGTTGGGTCGAGGCTTTATCATGTCGTTGTTCTATGTCGGTAGTATGGCTGTTATTTACGGCCTTATGGGGCTGGTTGTATCGTTGGTCGGTGGCGTCTTCGGCGCCTGGCTGGCCAGCACACCGGTAGTGATCGGTATCGCGGTGATCTTTTGTGTGTTTTCCCTTTCGATGTTCGGCCTCTATGAGTTGCAGGTACCGATGTTTCTCCGACAGAAACTGGGAACCACTAAAGGCGGCGGTGGAATCGGTGGAGCCATACTGTTGGGTGCGGTCGCTGCTCTGGTGGTCTCGCCCTGTGTGGGTCCGTTTGTGGCCGGAATACTTCTCTATATCGCCACCCACGGTTCGCCGTTAATCGGCTTCATAGTGCTGTTCGTCTTCGCCATGGGACTGGGAACCTTGTTCATCATCATTGGAACATTCTCTTCAGCCATCAATTCCCTGCCGAGAGCGGGCGAATGGATGGACCAGGTCAAAAAGTTTTTTGGCTTCGTCCTGTTGATAATGGCCTTGTATTTCCTTCGCACGATCATACCGCCGATAACGATGGCCATTCTGACCGGCCTGCTTTTGTTAGCCTTCGGCGTCTTCGGCGGTGGACTGGATCGACTCACCGGCGAAGCCGGCGGGTTCGCTCGCCTCAAAAAGTACCTGGGTCTAATCTCGCTGCTCATAGGTGCCTACTTGCTCATCGGGACGATTCTGCTGGAAGGACTAATCCTGCCGCCGGCCTCCCGGTGGCTGCCGGCCGTTGGAGCCGGAACCTCACAGCAACAAGAGCACGGGATCGATTGGCTCACCGACCTGGACAAAGGGCTCGCTCAGGCCAGAGCCGAGGGCCGGCCGGTCTTTATCGACACCTGGGCAACCTGGTGCGCCAACTGTCGTGTTCTGGAGAAGAAAACATTCAGTCATCCCGACGTTATCAAAGAGGCCGATCGTTTTGTGCCGATTCGCGTGCAGCTTGAAAAGGCCGACTCTGAGATAACCAGGAACTTCATGGACCGTTTCGGCTTGAAAATATACTCTCTGCCCACCACGCTGCTGTTGGACTCTGAGGGCGCCACACAGATGATTCGACAAGGCGTCATCTCTCCGGAGGACATGGTCGCTCGGATGCAGCAAGTGAAGTGACTTCTGCCCTGATTTTTTACCTTATACACTTGTTTTTTTTGCGGACGAGTTATTGACTCGGAGCTTGACCAACTTTATATTCCCGCCGATTAAAAAATAGCAGGTTTACAAACAATGCCAAGACAGAAGAAAAACTCAAGTGTAATCGCCGTCTGCATCCAGGAGCCTTTTGAAGATGGGTCCAGCATGGACCTCGGTTCCATACAGGGGGACGACCTGCGATTTCTACATCAGGCGTTCATCTCCGATACCATCACGCACGCCCTGGATATTGAGACGGCCGATACACGACTGTACTACATCGACGACACGGACCGCAAACGATTCGTCCAGATCATACACGACTACCTCCAGAAGAAACTGACAAATCAGAAAGCCGAAGCGTTCAAGAAACGGTTTAACCTGTTTGAACAGGAAAAGGAACGCTGGGGCATCCGAGCGGAAAAACTGTTCGCAGACTGTTTCGCTTCAGGCTACGATAACGTCTTGTTAGTCGGTAGTCGCACGCCGACGATTAGAGCCAGCATGCTCAAAGCCGCGCTGCGAAAGCTTGAAACGTCGGATGCCGTTTTCGGTCCCACCCCCGAAGGACGCTACTATATCATAGGCATGTCCGGCGGCGCGAGAATCCAGCTGAGTGATTTCGACTGGAAGTCACCCTCGATTTATTCGGAAGTGGTCGAAGCTCTGACGGCCAAGGGTCTGGCCTGGTCCGAGCAGGAGATTTGGTACGCAGTAGAGACCACCGATGAACTTGAAATGATGGTTCGCGACATCAACCAATACCGCTACGAGGGAGACGAATCCACGGCCATCGAAACCGAGAAGGTCATGGAAAGACTGCTGGCCAAGCTGGGAGAATAGGTGGAACTCAAGCTACAGCGATTGAGTTGGCTGAAAGTCTCGGAACTCGTTCCCCGCAAAATCGACACCGTCATACTACCAGTGGGCACTGTTGAGGCGCACGGCTCCGACTGTCTGGGCACCGACAATTTCATTCCTGAGAACATTGCCGAAGGGATCGCCGAGCGCGTCAACGCGCTGGTCGCACCCACGCTGCCCTTCGGAATCACCAAGTCCCTGCAGCGTTATGCAGGTTGTATCACCTTGAAACCGGAAACCTTTGCCAACGCCGTTACTGAGATCATCGGATCGTTCAAGCAAGCCGGATTCAAGAACGTGATTGTGATGAACGGTCACGGCGGCAACAACAACGTGCTCAAAACAGTCGCGCACGATTGCCATCGTGACTATACCGTGAATGTCTGTGTCATTCATTGGTGGATGTTGTGCGCTCAGATGACCGAAGAGTTCTTTGGACATGTCGGCGGCCATGCCGGTACCGATGAAAGCGCCATGGTTCAGGCTATCGATGAAACTCTGGTCGACAAAGATGCATACGATCCCAAACAGGCCTGGTACTTCCGTCCCGGCGCCGATGTCTACCCTGTTCCCGGCACGATACTGCTATACAAAGATGGCGTCGGTGCGCCTGAATACGATGCCGAGAAATCCCGGCAGTACCGCGAGAAAGTAATCAAGACGGTCGGCGAGTTTACCGAGCTTGTGCTTACACGCTGGCGCCAGCAGGGGCTGTAGACCCAGACAGGCGTCTGGGGGGTGCGCGTAGCGCGAGAGACAGGCTTGCCTGTCACCCTGAGCGCAGTCGAAGGGTAGTCAGCTATTTCTTCATCGCTTCTTTACGCATGGCCGGGGGTAGCTTCTCAATAGCATAGCGCAAAGCCGTGCGCGGCATGACGGCGCGATGTTTCAAGACGTAGTTATAGACTTCATCCCGGAACTCGTGCGTGGCTTCTTTCAGCATCCAACCGTACCCCTTTTGCACCAGGTCTTCCTCGTCCATCATGAGTGTGTCGGCGACTTCGAAAGCGTCCGACAATGCCTGCTTCTTTCTGAGCGACACAATCAGACAGACGGCCGAGGCGCGACGCATCCACATGTTTTTTGATTTCGCCCACTTCTTGGTGCGTGGAATCAATTCCGGGTACATCAGAATCAAGTGCCCCAAGGCGCGACAGCATAGATTGTCGACCGTGCCCCAGTTGACAAGATGTTTCTTGGCCCATCGTTCGAACCGTGCGAAGTCCGATTTCGTAAAGTCCTTGCGGCACCGAAAGGCAAAGTCGAAAGCCAACCCTATGCGTGCTTCGAGATCGGAGGACAGCAGTTCTTCGCAATGACCGAAGATATCTTTCTTGGACTTCTTCTTGATCGTTTCCCAGATGTCGTTGGACAACTGTTTGAAGACCGGTCCTTTGAGCATCCAGGGTTGATCCAGTTTTTCCTTGAAGAAGCGCTGGGCGTTGATACGGTACTTGCGGGACTCGTATTTTTTCAACTCACGCGCGACCTGTTTTAGGAATGGTGATGTTTGCATGTTCTCCTCTGACTTTGTCCTAACATGCCTCATATTGTGGACAAGTCAATCACATTTTCTGAGATTCCCTCAATTTCGTCCTGAGTAATGCCCGGTAGGGTGGGTCCGTCTTCGCCTGCACGCCGTGGCGCGGACCCGCCTTTATTGTCTGTCGTTCCGGGCTTTGACCCGGAATCCAGTACTCGACTCGAAGGAAGTATGCCGGATCAAGTCCGGCAGGACAGCATCGGACGCGCGTAGCGCGAAAGAGTGATCTATCACCTCACCCTGAGCCCACCACCTCATCCTGAGCGGAGTCGAAGGATGAAGTATGCCCCCCTAAAACCGCTCTAGATACGTCAGGCGAAACGAACGTGTGAAAGTGTCTGAATCGCGGCGATTAATCAGGAGGTCTTTCAAAAGAAACTCCAGTTCCAGATTCTCGGTCACCAACCACTTGATCCCTGTGTTGAGATAACCTCTCCCCTTGCCGGAATACGGGTTGGTACTACCGTTGGGTAGTTTGGATTTATTGTCATCTAGAGCAGCATCGAATTCGGCTACGACAGCCAGGTTGTACTGGAACGTGGCATCGAAACCGACGAAGACGTTGGGATCGGTTTCGTCATCCCCCTCGTTTTCCAGCGAATAGTTGACCCCGGCATGCCAACCGGATGTCCAATTGTAAAAATAGAAGCTTCGACTGACCACAGCGTAGAAACCGCGTGACTTGAAAGTGTAGCGATCCAGAGAGCTATCGCTTATCCAGGCGCCAAAACCCTGCGAGCAAAAGCCGAAGGTCACGGCCGGGAAAACCTCGATCTCATCAACGACACGAAACTTGACATTGAACTGGATCTGCGGATTCCAATTGGGATCGCGATTGGACAGAATGTTTTCGGCCCCATAGGAGATACCGAGCGTGAGTCGATTGGACAGGCCGATATTAGTGTAAGCCAGGCAGCCGCCGTTGGGATAGAAACGAAAGCCGGCTGAGTAGTAGGCGCGGGGTAGCGTGCCCGCCGTCGGCATGTCCACCAGCCAGCGCGGCGGCACATCGTAGAGGCTGGTTTGGGCGTCATTGATCACTTGTTGCGCTGAGACCACCGTCGGAGCGGCGTTCAGCATTAGAAGGCAGATCAGCAGGGATCGGATAGTTCTATTCATAGCACGACCTTTGTTTATCGCGGTTTCTAATCGTTGAAAGATAGATGTCCTCCTCAAGATCAGTCAAACAAAAACCTGGTGTGTGATAAATCACTTCTTGCGCTTCGCGCCTTGTGAAACTAACAAGCAGATATTCAAGTGGTCTTGGGCGACCCCGCCCGACACCTCTCTCCCACCTGGGGGCCGTCAGGCGAGTCGCCAGACAGCACCTTTGCCAGATACCCACCGCAACGAACAAGTCCCGTCATTGCGAGCCACGCCAAGCGCGTGGCGCGGCAATCTCAAATTGTAGATGGAAGGCGATCCTTCGACTGCACACAGGGTAACGGCGGATGAGATTGCCGCGTCGTCCCCCGCTGGCGGCGGGGGACTCCTCGCAATGACTCAGTAGGAGACTCTGCCAAAAGCCCGGACGTCCAGGCCACCCAACCTGCGACGGGCCGCTTTCAGTTCACACCGACTAAGCGGTAGAACTGTTCGGCCAGGTCGGCGGTGATAGGTCCGGTTGCTACCCTGTGGCTCTTGCGTCCTGCTTTGACTAACGAAACACCGACAACCAGTTTCAGCGAACTGGAGATGAACAACTCGTCCGAGTCAAGCAGTTGCAAGAGTGAGCAGTTCTTCTCGGCGATAGAGTGACCGATCCGGCGGGCTTCTCTCAGCACGATCTTACGTGTAATGCCCTCAAGACAACCGGACGAAATGGGTGGCGTGAAAATGCGCCCGTTCTTTACCCAAAACACATTGGCCGACGTAACCTCGGCTACCTTGTCGTCCTGGTTAAGCAGAAGAGCATCATCGCAGCCGGCCCGACGCGACTGCAAGAGGGCGGCCGCGTGGATCACATACGACAGTGTCTTGATACGTCGAAAGACCGACTTGTGATCAACACGAAAGCGAGACACCTGGATGCGGAAGGGCCGTGCAGGCATGGTGTGCGGCGAGGCGCTCAGGATCACCTGCGGTTTCCCCTGACGTCCGACCCAGCGGGCCGCTTCACCGGCGGTAAGCGTCAGCCGCAACTTGGTAATCCGATCCGGGTGAGCGCGCACTGTTTTCTTCATCCAGCCAGTCAAACGCTCGGGCGTCACAGGTATGTCCAGGCCGATCACTTTGGCGCCTCGGTACAAACGGCTCAAGTGCTCCTTGAGAAAGATGATACGATCATCGACAGCCAGCAGCGTCTCGAACAACCCCTCGGCATACAACAGGGCGTTGTCAAAGACCGAGATGCGGGCATCCTCGCGGTCGTGAAACCGTCCGTTGATAGTCGTAACAGTCTTCAGCAAACCGTTTCCTCCTGCTGCACACCAAGCGACTTGAGCAGATTGCGGGCCTTCAGAAGCATCTCGTCATATTCAGAATCGGGATCACTATCAGCCACGATACCACCACCGGCATGGACTTGATACTGCCCCCCGGCGTGAATCATGGTTCGGATAGCGATATTGAAATCGGCCTTGTCACCATCCACGTATCCGATGCAGCCGGTATATACCGACCGCGGCAGAGTTTCCATGTCGGCAATAATTTCCACGGCGCGCTTCTTCGGTGCCCCGGTGATCGAACCCCCGGGCATGAGAGTTGCCACAATATCTTTCAACCGGACATCGTTCCGCAGTTCGGCTGAGATATCGCTTACCAGATGAATCAACGATGAATAGGTTTCTGTCTTGAAGAGACGTTCGACTTCCACCGTCCCGGTCCGCGCGATACGTCCGAGATCGTTACGTTCGAGATCGACTATCATCAACAGTTCGGCGCGGTCCTTGTCAGACTCAAGGAGCCGACGGCGGCTGTAGTCGTTGGCCATAGGGTCATCGCTGGCGGCAATGGTCCCTTTGATGGGACCGGTGCTGATACGCCCGCCCTCTTTTAGAAACATCCGCTCCGGTGATGTTGAAAGTATCTGATAATCTCCAAAATCCAGGTAGGCACTGTATGGAGCCGGGTTAAGACGCCTCAAACGACGGTACACATCGAAGGGAGGGGCGTCCGAGTTCACATCGATACGCGTCGTGAAATTGGCCTGGTAGATGTCTCCCTCGCGGATGTGGTCCTTAATAGCTCGGATGCGTTCTATGTAGTCGGCACGACTGGTTTGGATTAAACACTCGCCGCCGGATTGGTCGACAGCATCATCAATACTATTGGCACCGACGCTTTCGGTGTGGTCGAATTTCTGCGCCCGATCAAAGAACAGAAACCGCACCGACGGGATCGAACCGTACACGGACGGCGTGACACCGACAAACGGCAACATTGCTTCATACGAGATATACCCAACCGAAAAGTACTGCCGGCTTTCCCACAAACCTGAAAGTTCATCCCAAATATCGCGCCCCGGAAGCACCTGAACCGCTTCGCCCGACTTGCGAACCTGCACACGATTCTCATGAAGTGCAACATCAATCTGCGGATCACCGGCGACAAACGAGTTGTGCCCGCGATCATCAAAGCGCAGGGTTGAATCCAGCCAAACCGATCCGGGCCTGCCTGCTACCGTCGCAAAAAACGCTTCCGGTGAAGACACAACTTCTTTGGTGACAATTTCTGTTTCCATATCAGAGCGCCAAGCTAACGACCAGAACCGATTTGTCAACCCCCAGCAACAAGTTGCTTCTGTTGGGCACCAGCTTGCGGCGGCAACACAGCACGAAACAAAAGAGACCCAGTTATGGGCAGGCTTGACCCTGTCACCCTGAACGCAGTCGAAGGGTGCTCGTTGAGGCAAGAAATTTGTGATTGAGCCGGGCTGCCGGGCTGCCTATATTGGGCACATGGATATTTTCGAGAAAGACTCCCCCCTGTCGGAGGAGGCGGTGCACAATGCTTCCCCGCTGGCCGATCGGATGCGCCCGCAGACTATCGATCAGTTTGTGGGCCAGTCGCGGGTTTTCGGTGTCGGCACACCTTTGCGCCAAGCCATCGAGCGCGACCAGGTCGGGTCGCTGATTCTGTGGGGACCGCCCGGCTCCGGCAAAACCACGCTGGCCCGTTTGATCGCCAGTACTACACGGGGACAGTTTGTGCCGTTCTCGGCCGTGACTTCAGGCATCAAAGAGGTCAAGGCGGTCATCTCCAAAGCGGGCAACTATTTCAAATTGTCCGGTCGACGCACTTATATTTTCATTGACGAAATCCATCGTTTCAACAAAGCGCAACAAGACGCTTTCCTGCCCTATGTGGAATCGGGCGACATCGTGCTCATCGGGGCGACTACGGAGAACCCCTCGTTCGAAGTCAACTCCGCGTTGCTTTCACGCATGAGGGTCTATGTTCTTGAACGGCTCAGCCCAGCCGATATTCGAAAGTTGATCGAAAGAGCGTTGTCCGACAAAGAGTCTGGGCTGGGGGGCGGCAATGTGCAGATCGATGAGGACGGGCTCGATTTTGTGGCCGCGGCCGCCGATGGCGACGCGCGCCGGGGCTTGTCACTTTTGGAAGCGGCAGCAGCCTTTGTCGAGTCGGGCAAGACAATCACAGTCGATGACCTCAAGCAGGTGCATCAGCGAGGGCTGGCTCTCTATGATAAAGCCGGCGAGGAACATTACAATCTCATATCCGCTCTGCACAAAACTATCCGGGGCGGCGATCCCGATGCATCCCTCTACTGGCTGGCCCGGATGCTCGAAGCCGGTGAGGAACCCATGTATATCATCAGAAGACTGGTGCGGTTCGCCACTGAAGACGTCGGCCTGGCTGATCCATACGCGCTGACTTTGACTCTCAACGCCCGTGATGCTTTTCATTTTCTCGGCCCGCCCGAGGGGGAGTTGGCCATTGCGCAGGCTGTCATCTACATGGCTTGTGCGCCGAAATCCAATTCTGTTTACACGGCCTTCAAAGCTGCAAGAGTCGATGCTGTGGAGAAAGGGTCCCTGCCGGTGCCGCTGGGATTGCGTAACGCGCCGACTTCTCTGATGAAAGATATTGGCTACGGCTCCGGGTACCAGTACGCCCACGAGTTCAAAGATGGTGTAACCGGTCAGGAGTATTTCCCGGAGGAACTGGCCGGTACCAGCTACTATAAGCCCGGCGCGATCGGTCGTGAAAAGCGGCTGGCTGACTATCTGGCGCAGTACAAGGAATTCCGCGAAAAACTGAAGGACGACTCGTAGAATAAGGTGATTTGTCGAAACCTCGTCCTTCGACTGCGCTCAGGACGACACGGTCAAGCCGGCACAAATCACTGGAAAGGAACTGACATAGAGAGGCGGCGCGCGAAGCGCGAAAAACAGGCTTGCCTGTGGTTCGACTCCGCTCACCATGAGGTGGAAAACGCACGTAGCGCGAAAAAGTGATTTATCACTCCCCCCCCAACACCTCACGCAAAACCGGACGGGCAGCATCGGAAACGATCTGGTAACCCTTGTCGTTCAAGTGCACCGGGTCAACCGAACAGTCGCGCGGCAATAATCCGTTTTCATCGCCGATTGCGGCTGCGAAGTCAATAATCGGGTAGTGGTTCGACTCGGCAAAGGCACGCACCCAGTCGTTGAACTTTGAGAGACTGTCGGCCACAGAAAAATCGCCGATCCGCGCCTCTGGTTTGCCCGACGGAATTATCGTCGACACAATCGGCACGATGTCATTCGAGTGGGCCAACTGCGCCAACATGGTCATGCCATCTTCGAGAACCTTGTTGGGCATCTGCGGCCGGACGTTGATCGAACAAAACTTGATTATCACAGCCTTGGGGTCAAGCTCCAGCACGTCTCGCTTGTAGCGCGCCAGGATTCCGGGCACCAACTGTCCGCCGACACCCCTATTGACAAGCGGAAACTCAGGTAAAAACTTCTCGAAGTCCCAACGTTGGGTAATCGAGGCACCCAGAAAAACGATGCGCGACGAATCAGCTTCACCTCGTTCGATCTTCGCCAGGAGTTCAGCGTTTTCCTGAGCATAAGCGACCCTCGGAGCCGACTGTTTGGTCGTACCGGTCAGTTTGCGTTTGATATCTCCCAGCGGCGAGCCGCCGTACTTGACATAATTGAAAAAGGCCCAAATCGCTACAATGTTCAAAAGCAGCGAACCGGCCAGCACCAGTATCCAGAAGTATCGCATGACATCCATTCCTTCTATTTGATTCTTTTCACTGCCTAAAGATTTACTTTCCGGGCCGGGTTGCCCATGAATGTGCAGTTATCCGGCGCATCTTTGTAAAGCACGGCACCGGCCGCGACAGTACAGTTTTCCCCCACGTTGGCCATTACGATTGCTTCCTGCCCAATCCAACTATTGGCGCCGATTGTGATCAGATCGTACTGTTCGGTGGCGGTTTGATCAGAAGTTCGTTCATCCGGTCGCCCGTGCTGATATTTGCCGCTGATAACCGAGACGCGTGCGCCAAAAAGCACGTTGGGCCCAATATCGGCACAGCCAATAATCGTGTAGACGCCCAGAACCACACCCGAGGCCACGCTGACGTCACGGTGTGACAACATACTGCCCAGCATGAAACTGGCATCGGGAGACACATTGCGACAGGTGGCCAGGTAGAAACCGAGCCTGAAGTATTGGCCGACTATCGTTGGAAAAAGCGACAAAATCTCTTTGCAGGCGCCGTACACGCGCTCGTATCGCCGACCCATAATGGCTGCCTCCAGCCAGGTGAGCAGGATAAGCGGTAACGTGCAAACGACACCACACACCAAAAGGAATCTTTTGACAACCAATCTGATCATAAACCTTCTATCGGCTTACCACACCTGTACAGTAATGCTACCGCCACCCGTATATGAAGGCAACTACAAAAAGGGAAAGTTGAGGGGCTTGTTTTGGTTGGCCGGAAACGAACAGAGAATATGCGGCCTTCTCTGACATTTCGGCAAGACTCAAGTTGAGGTTTTCGTGTCTGCGTGGGACACAAGGGAAGTATCAGGAACCGTTCTTTCGCTGGACGAACTTAACCAGGTTGTCGATGGAATCCAGGTTGTCCGGTACCAGATCGTCATCGTCGACCGTGAACTGATAGGTTTCTTCAAGGAATCCGACCAGTTCGAGCACGCCGGTAGAATCAATAATGCCAAGCTCCAGAAGTGATCCGGAGTCCGACAATTCGGAGGCATCCTGTCCCATCATGAAGTTTTCTACAACGAACTCTTTCAGTTGTGTTCGAGCGTCCAATCGAACCTCCTGGTCATGAACTTAGTACGTCGGCCAGAGCCCGGTCTCTTAAAGTTATCGACAAAACCTATTTACAGTAAAGCCCTTAACGAGGCAAGTGTCTTTCCCCGGGATTTTGCCGACCGGAGTCGGCTACACCGCTGCGATAGTCATATCGGACGGAAAACTCGTTTTGCTCAAGGGCTGTAGGCTTTTCCGACTGATCGATAAACTGCTGCACCAACAACTGGGTCGAAAGTATGCCAATGAACGACATGTTGTCCTTAAACGACAAATGAGCGTGCGAAAGTCGAGCGCACTTCGTTCTCAGTTTGGCCACGGCCTCCGGCTTGAACAAGCCGGTCCGGGCAAGACACTCTTCCGAAAGCATCTCTTCGACATAGGCCGGTGGATCCTCGCAGAAGAAACTATTGGAGTCTGGCGCCATGTATGGTTGTTTGACGCGCTCCACTATCCTTGGCGGCAGTTCTTTCTTCATGGCTCGTTTCAAGATCGCTTTCTCGTTCAAACCGCGAATCTTCAGCCAGGGAGGAATCCGCGATCCCAGTTCGACCACCCGGTGATCCAGAAACGGGTAACGTCCCTCAACAGAATTGGCCGCCGACACGCGGTCTCCCTGAGACGACAAAAGGTAGCCCGAAAGCAACGATTTCGCCTCCAGGAATTGAGCCCGCAGTAGGTGATGCCAATCCTGAAACTGGTCGGGCAGGTCCCGGCCGAAGGCTTCGAGCGAGTCATGATCGCCGATTCGCTGCTTAGCCTCATCGGTGAAGTAATCCTTCAGTTTGACCGTGGTGTTGATGCGCGGCTGGTGCGAGAACAGCCAGGCATCGGACTCCGACAGACCGGCCTTGTAGAAAGTTTCAAGGTAAAACCGAGCCCGCCCCGGCGACAACGGCAGGGTCGGATAGAGCTTTCGCAGCAAAAGCGGACGCCATTCCGAATCAGGCTGACGTGACCAGAACTTGCGCACGAGTGTCTCTTTGAACAGATCATAGCCACCGAATATTTCATCCGCCCCTTCACCGGTGAGAACCACTTTGAAATTGTTGCCACGGACCAACTCAGACAGCATGTACAACGGAGTCGGGGCCGTTCTGAGTATCGGACGCTCGGCATGACGGATTACGTGCGGGAAGTTCGTGGCAATGTCTTGATAGGTGCAGGAAACCTGGTGGTGATTGGTACCCAGATAGTCAGCCATTTCCCGCTGGTAGCCTGATTCGTCGTAAGCTTTGTCCTGAAAAGCTATCGAGAATGTCTCCACCCGGTTATCGGTGAACTGCCGGATAAGCGCTGTTGTCGCCGATGAATCCAAGCCACCGGAAAGGTAGGCGCCGACCGGTACATCAGCTCGCAAACGCAGGCGAACGGCATCGACCAGTAGTTCGTGCAACTCCTCCGCCCATGAATCCGACGACCGGGAGCGGTCGAATTCAGTTGGGAAACTCATATCCCACCAGCGTCCGCTCTCAATCTGTTCTTCTTTGATTTGGAGAAAACTTCCGGCCGGAAGCTCGCTGATCCTTTCAAAGGCTGTC
Above is a window of Candidatus Zixiibacteriota bacterium DNA encoding:
- a CDS encoding aminotransferase class IV is translated as MLKTVTTINGRFHDREDARISVFDNALLYAEGLFETLLAVDDRIIFLKEHLSRLYRGAKVIGLDIPVTPERLTGWMKKTVRAHPDRITKLRLTLTAGEAARWVGRQGKPQVILSASPHTMPARPFRIQVSRFRVDHKSVFRRIKTLSYVIHAAALLQSRRAGCDDALLLNQDDKVAEVTSANVFWVKNGRIFTPPISSGCLEGITRKIVLREARRIGHSIAEKNCSLLQLLDSDELFISSSLKLVVGVSLVKAGRKSHRVATGPITADLAEQFYRLVGVN
- a CDS encoding creatininase family protein encodes the protein MELKLQRLSWLKVSELVPRKIDTVILPVGTVEAHGSDCLGTDNFIPENIAEGIAERVNALVAPTLPFGITKSLQRYAGCITLKPETFANAVTEIIGSFKQAGFKNVIVMNGHGGNNNVLKTVAHDCHRDYTVNVCVIHWWMLCAQMTEEFFGHVGGHAGTDESAMVQAIDETLVDKDAYDPKQAWYFRPGADVYPVPGTILLYKDGVGAPEYDAEKSRQYREKVIKTVGEFTELVLTRWRQQGL
- a CDS encoding DNA alkylation repair protein; the encoded protein is MQTSPFLKQVARELKKYESRKYRINAQRFFKEKLDQPWMLKGPVFKQLSNDIWETIKKKSKKDIFGHCEELLSSDLEARIGLAFDFAFRCRKDFTKSDFARFERWAKKHLVNWGTVDNLCCRALGHLILMYPELIPRTKKWAKSKNMWMRRASAVCLIVSLRKKQALSDAFEVADTLMMDEEDLVQKGYGWMLKEATHEFRDEVYNYVLKHRAVMPRTALRYAIEKLPPAMRKEAMKK
- a CDS encoding DUF2064 domain-containing protein encodes the protein MPRQKKNSSVIAVCIQEPFEDGSSMDLGSIQGDDLRFLHQAFISDTITHALDIETADTRLYYIDDTDRKRFVQIIHDYLQKKLTNQKAEAFKKRFNLFEQEKERWGIRAEKLFADCFASGYDNVLLVGSRTPTIRASMLKAALRKLETSDAVFGPTPEGRYYIIGMSGGARIQLSDFDWKSPSIYSEVVEALTAKGLAWSEQEIWYAVETTDELEMMVRDINQYRYEGDESTAIETEKVMERLLAKLGE
- a CDS encoding thioredoxin family protein codes for the protein MKDALGRPRHRLATAVLTFLILGWFANVVLAEIDFGGPPTDFDEPLVNVSTALSYSSVEAGESYRAALIAQMIPGWHINSAHPYQDWLIAAQLSFEPPPGFQLSDIDFPEGHDVAFLDEQISVYSDRAVFLFSVTVAADVADGVYSLPVALNYQACDDSTCRPPETIESMLTINVGQLGTLTHTDFFDNSEAQTASNQPPNGGETNELQQLVDKYGLWGYFLALGLAFVTGLLLSFSPCTYPMIPITVSIFAGQQRSLGRGFIMSLFYVGSMAVIYGLMGLVVSLVGGVFGAWLASTPVVIGIAVIFCVFSLSMFGLYELQVPMFLRQKLGTTKGGGGIGGAILLGAVAALVVSPCVGPFVAGILLYIATHGSPLIGFIVLFVFAMGLGTLFIIIGTFSSAINSLPRAGEWMDQVKKFFGFVLLIMALYFLRTIIPPITMAILTGLLLLAFGVFGGGLDRLTGEAGGFARLKKYLGLISLLIGAYLLIGTILLEGLILPPASRWLPAVGAGTSQQQEHGIDWLTDLDKGLAQARAEGRPVFIDTWATWCANCRVLEKKTFSHPDVIKEADRFVPIRVQLEKADSEITRNFMDRFGLKIYSLPTTLLLDSEGATQMIRQGVISPEDMVARMQQVK